One Saccharopolyspora erythraea NRRL 2338 genomic region harbors:
- a CDS encoding SRPBCC family protein — MEWTGARYADGPVVRVQTWVAAPPSRVWEFVSDVERMPDLSDELQSVRWVAPSTCPALGARFVGSSRHESLGEWSTSSRVVEFDPPRVFAWEVEGPDADPSATWRFTVEPDGGGTSLRQEVRMGPGRSGLSLAIERMPEKEQKIVFVRMREFEANMTRTLAAVKELAEGSDA, encoded by the coding sequence ATGGAGTGGACAGGCGCGCGGTACGCGGACGGACCGGTCGTGCGGGTGCAGACCTGGGTCGCCGCGCCACCGAGCCGGGTGTGGGAGTTCGTGTCCGACGTCGAGCGGATGCCGGACCTGAGCGACGAGCTCCAGTCGGTGCGCTGGGTGGCCCCGTCGACATGCCCGGCGCTGGGTGCCCGGTTCGTCGGCAGCAGCAGGCACGAGTCCTTGGGGGAGTGGTCGACGAGCTCGCGCGTGGTCGAGTTCGACCCGCCCAGGGTCTTCGCGTGGGAGGTGGAGGGGCCCGACGCCGATCCGAGCGCCACCTGGCGGTTCACGGTCGAACCCGACGGCGGTGGCACGTCGCTGCGGCAGGAGGTGCGGATGGGGCCGGGCAGGTCGGGTCTGTCGCTTGCGATCGAGCGGATGCCGGAGAAGGAGCAGAAGATCGTCTTCGTCCGGATGAGGGAGTTCGAGGCGAACATGACCAGGACGCTGGCCGCCGTCAAGGAGCTGGCCGAGGGGAGTGACGCCTGA
- a CDS encoding LLM class flavin-dependent oxidoreductase — protein sequence MRTATTIEASGGRTWSEPMELAVEAEKLGLDVCWVAEAWGSDGPSALGYLAARTDRMLLGSGIMQLGTRTPVAIAQAAIALSQLSGGRFLLGLGPSGPQVVEGLHGVPFARPLVRMRETVEIVRQAIAGEKISYSGRHFRIPLPGESRPMRLSMRAEHDIPVYLATLSPAMLRLTGRVADGWLGTSFVPEGADEAYFAHLDSGLADAGRSRADLDVCQGAEVAFAADEDQLREMVAGRKKELAFSLGGMGSATTNFYNNAYSRQGWVQVAAEVRERWQAGDRDGAAELVTDEMVLATTLIGTEDGVRTRLRVWRDAGVDTVRLYPAGEDLDARLATLGRAIELVREVSAEPAR from the coding sequence ATGCGCACCGCCACGACGATCGAGGCCTCGGGCGGGCGCACCTGGTCCGAGCCGATGGAGCTCGCCGTCGAGGCCGAAAAGCTGGGGCTGGACGTCTGCTGGGTCGCCGAGGCGTGGGGTTCCGACGGCCCGTCGGCGCTGGGGTATCTGGCGGCCCGCACGGACCGGATGCTGCTCGGTTCGGGAATCATGCAGCTCGGCACCCGGACCCCGGTGGCGATCGCGCAGGCGGCGATCGCCTTGTCGCAGCTGTCCGGGGGACGCTTCCTGCTGGGGCTCGGCCCCTCCGGGCCGCAGGTGGTCGAGGGCCTGCACGGCGTGCCGTTCGCGCGGCCGCTGGTGCGCATGCGCGAGACCGTGGAGATCGTGCGGCAGGCGATCGCGGGGGAGAAGATCTCGTACTCCGGACGCCATTTCCGGATCCCGCTGCCCGGCGAGTCCAGGCCGATGCGGCTGTCGATGCGAGCCGAACACGACATCCCGGTCTACCTGGCCACGCTGTCGCCCGCGATGCTGCGCCTGACCGGACGCGTCGCGGACGGCTGGCTCGGCACCAGCTTCGTCCCGGAGGGGGCGGACGAGGCCTACTTCGCCCACCTCGACTCCGGACTCGCCGACGCCGGGCGGTCGCGCGCCGACCTCGACGTCTGCCAGGGCGCGGAGGTCGCGTTCGCCGCGGACGAGGACCAGTTGCGCGAGATGGTCGCCGGGCGCAAGAAGGAGCTGGCCTTCAGCCTGGGCGGGATGGGCTCGGCCACGACGAACTTCTACAACAACGCTTACAGCCGCCAGGGGTGGGTGCAGGTCGCGGCTGAGGTGCGCGAGCGGTGGCAGGCCGGGGACCGGGACGGCGCCGCGGAGCTCGTCACCGACGAGATGGTGCTCGCCACCACGCTGATCGGCACCGAGGACGGGGTCCGCACGCGGCTGCGGGTGTGGCGGGACGCCGGGGTGGACACGGTCCGGCTCTACCCGGCGGGCGAGGACCTCGACGCCCGGCTCGCGACGCTCGGGCGCGCGATCGAGCTGGTGCGGGAGGTCAGTGCGGAACCCGCCCGCTGA
- a CDS encoding Pr6Pr family membrane protein, with the protein MGAGGAGTGFPGAVTGWHASRCWHALLAAVVALALVVQVVVVLTSGADASGRVDPGLGPAARLGRLFCFFTIQSNILVLATSVSLALDPERDGALWRVLRLDGLLGILIAGVVFTTVLARLLHLTGPAYWATVGFRYVAPWMALAGWLLFGPRPRIDWSTVVIAFGWPGLWIGGHFPARGVERVVPVPVPRPAARRLSGRRGQHGARPRPGRAGGRRPEAARPAAPAHRRAARRGRPGPLTAAILGAPATRRLVGRGESEVGS; encoded by the coding sequence ATGGGCGCGGGTGGTGCCGGTACCGGATTCCCCGGCGCCGTCACGGGATGGCACGCCTCGCGGTGCTGGCACGCGCTGCTCGCCGCGGTCGTGGCGCTCGCACTCGTCGTGCAGGTCGTGGTAGTGCTGACCAGCGGTGCGGACGCGTCGGGCCGCGTCGATCCCGGCCTGGGCCCGGCTGCCCGTCTCGGCAGGCTGTTCTGCTTCTTCACCATCCAGAGCAACATCCTGGTCCTGGCCACCTCGGTGAGCCTGGCGCTGGACCCCGAACGCGACGGCGCGCTGTGGCGGGTGCTCCGGCTGGACGGGCTGCTCGGGATCCTCATCGCCGGCGTCGTGTTCACGACCGTGCTGGCGCGCCTGCTGCACCTGACCGGCCCGGCCTACTGGGCGACCGTGGGGTTCCGCTACGTCGCGCCGTGGATGGCGCTGGCCGGATGGCTGCTGTTCGGCCCGCGGCCGAGGATCGACTGGTCCACCGTGGTGATCGCGTTCGGGTGGCCGGGGCTGTGGATCGGGGGGCACTTTCCTGCACGGGGCGTTGAGCGGGTGGTACCCGTACCCGTTCCTCGACCCGCGGCGCGTCGGCTATCCGGCCGCCGTGGGCAACACGGCGCTCGTCCTCGGCCTGGCCGCGCTGGCGGCCGTCGCCCTGAAGCTGCTCGACCAGCGGCTCCCGCGCACCGCCGGGCCGCCCGCCGCGGGCGGCCCGGACCGCTGACCGCGGCTATCCTGGGCGCTCCGGCAACCAGGCGGCTCGTCGGCCGCGGCGAATCGGAGGTCGGATCATGA
- a CDS encoding DUF5996 family protein, whose translation MTGVHHRTGLSGDWPALPVVEWTDTRDTLHMWTQVVGQIRLACAPMVNHWWQVPLYVSPRGLTTSAVPHGSALFDVEFDFCDHRLHIRSTSGEQRHVALEPKPVAEFHRETMAALRELGLGVSIRTTPNEVEEAIPFEEDTKHASYDPDHAQRFWGQLVAAQRVFGEFRSRFIGKVSPVHFFWGAMDLAVTRFSGRPAPRHPGGAPHCPDWVMVEGYSHELSSAGFWPGGGAEGMFYSYAYPEPPGYAESPVRPEAASYSADFGEFLLPYKAVRTASDPDGTLLEFLQFTYEAAAERGSWDREALEDAPERRASAR comes from the coding sequence ATGACCGGAGTTCACCACCGCACCGGGCTTTCCGGCGACTGGCCGGCGCTCCCGGTCGTGGAGTGGACGGACACCCGCGACACGCTGCACATGTGGACGCAGGTCGTGGGCCAGATCCGGCTGGCGTGCGCGCCGATGGTCAACCACTGGTGGCAGGTTCCGCTGTACGTGAGTCCGCGCGGGCTCACCACCTCGGCCGTCCCGCACGGATCCGCCCTGTTCGACGTCGAGTTCGACTTCTGCGACCACCGGCTGCACATCCGCTCCACCAGCGGCGAGCAACGCCACGTGGCGCTGGAGCCGAAGCCGGTTGCCGAGTTCCACCGCGAGACGATGGCGGCGCTGCGCGAGCTCGGGCTGGGGGTGTCGATCCGGACCACGCCGAACGAGGTGGAGGAGGCGATCCCGTTCGAGGAGGACACCAAGCACGCGTCCTACGATCCCGACCACGCCCAGCGCTTCTGGGGCCAGCTCGTGGCGGCGCAGCGGGTGTTCGGCGAGTTCCGCTCCCGGTTCATCGGCAAGGTCAGCCCGGTGCACTTCTTCTGGGGCGCGATGGACCTCGCGGTCACCCGGTTCTCCGGGCGCCCGGCCCCGAGGCATCCGGGTGGTGCGCCCCACTGCCCGGACTGGGTCATGGTCGAGGGCTACTCGCACGAGCTCAGCAGCGCCGGCTTCTGGCCCGGCGGCGGCGCCGAGGGCATGTTCTACTCCTACGCCTACCCGGAACCTCCCGGCTACGCCGAGAGCCCGGTGCGCCCGGAGGCCGCCTCCTACAGCGCCGACTTCGGCGAGTTCCTGCTTCCCTACAAGGCGGTGCGGACCGCTTCCGACCCCGACGGCACGCTGCTGGAGTTCCTGCAGTTCACCTACGAGGCGGCCGCCGAACGCGGGAGCTGGGACCGGGAAGCCCTGGAGGACGCGCCCGAGCGGCGCGCCTCCGCGCGCTGA
- a CDS encoding YybH family protein, with product MDRDRVRAWVTAYERAWRAPGTDGLSELFTPDASYRQSPYMEPVRGLPAISRMWEAEREGPGETFRMTSGLVAVDGGTAVVRVEIQYGEPVRQEYRDLWIVEFAPDGRCRAFEEWPFLPGRPYSASGS from the coding sequence ATGGACCGGGACCGAGTACGCGCGTGGGTCACCGCCTACGAGAGGGCGTGGCGGGCCCCGGGCACCGACGGCCTCTCCGAGCTGTTCACCCCCGACGCGAGCTACCGGCAGTCGCCGTACATGGAACCGGTGCGGGGCCTGCCCGCCATCTCGCGCATGTGGGAGGCCGAACGCGAGGGCCCCGGCGAGACCTTCCGCATGACGAGCGGGCTGGTCGCCGTCGACGGCGGCACCGCGGTCGTGCGGGTCGAAATCCAGTACGGAGAACCGGTCCGGCAGGAGTACCGCGACCTGTGGATCGTCGAGTTCGCCCCGGACGGCCGCTGCCGCGCCTTCGAGGAGTGGCCCTTCCTTCCGGGCCGGCCCTACAGCGCCAGCGGGTCCTGA
- a CDS encoding copper resistance CopC family protein: protein MGLRTRREHGRKGLSALPRTALLCVLSALGLVVLLPLPAAAHTALLESSPADGATLRQPPAEAWLRLSDPIDPNLVTVTLTGADGRQLPLPAPTARDTTLTQPLPHLDNDRYALAYRIVSADGHPVTGAISFTVDAPLPSTTPTPAPAPAGTPQPAADDGSAALWWAGGAAVAVVLVAVAAAAVRYLGRQR from the coding sequence ATGGGCCTGCGCACTCGCCGGGAACACGGCCGAAAGGGACTTTCGGCCCTGCCGCGCACTGCGCTGCTGTGCGTGCTTTCCGCACTGGGCCTGGTGGTCCTGCTCCCGCTGCCGGCCGCCGCGCACACCGCGCTCCTGGAAAGCTCGCCCGCCGACGGCGCCACGCTCCGGCAACCTCCCGCCGAGGCGTGGCTGCGGCTGAGCGACCCGATCGACCCGAACCTGGTCACGGTGACGCTGACCGGTGCCGACGGCCGGCAGCTCCCGCTGCCGGCGCCGACCGCGCGCGACACCACGCTGACGCAACCGCTTCCGCACCTGGACAACGACCGTTATGCGCTCGCCTACCGCATCGTGTCCGCCGACGGCCACCCGGTCACCGGCGCCATCTCGTTCACCGTCGACGCTCCCCTGCCGAGCACGACGCCGACGCCGGCTCCGGCTCCGGCCGGCACGCCGCAGCCCGCGGCCGACGACGGCAGCGCGGCGCTGTGGTGGGCCGGCGGCGCCGCGGTCGCCGTCGTCCTGGTGGCCGTCGCCGCCGCGGCCGTCCGGTACCTGGGGCGCCAGCGCTGA
- a CDS encoding bifunctional copper resistance protein CopD/cytochrome c oxidase assembly protein, protein MPPGGNKASKPPPEDRGASGPRTPGRADTAGPGTPALVLTVLVAIGAGLAALLAAGLVAVSSGQQAGLGLPEPGALTRYGLPVVKVVADVAAALCIGFLWFAGFATAWGYGRALGADGRAAVRAAGWAAVVWFAAAASTAPLLAADVVGRPPGELVRTGSLVGLVGGIEQSRAWAATAAVALVLAAGCWTARSWGRTAWLLVLAMGGLLPIAVTGHSASSGAHDIATASLLQHLLAASLWVGGLVALLTHAARRGGHLAAATRRFSGLALVCWVALAVTGAVNALTRLPATELLSTAYGLLVLAKTAALLVLGLIGYLQRRSVVAAVAGGRSGALLRLGAVEVLLMLCTVGIAVSLGRTAAPALGGGTTREELLLGFVVGGPPTPVRFAVDWRVDLVCAVLALAMAAAYWLGVRRVRAVGGRWPKGRTAAFACGCGVLLLTTSSGFARYLPSVPSALAGGLLLLAVVAPALLALGCPVRLLERTTIPGGALPGPREWGRAIWRTRTVRLLTQPLVAALVLVLVFFGLYFSGVLEAGLYEYWLQPAVRLGFLCAGWLFYWSVLGVDPVPAGAAVGTRVAAVFVAGGGLAAFGVSLTRTATPIGERFYRALELPWMPEVVASQHTGGVLAVGAAGVLLAVSATVLLRGGEERGDAR, encoded by the coding sequence ATGCCACCAGGCGGGAACAAGGCTTCGAAGCCGCCACCCGAGGACCGCGGGGCATCCGGGCCGCGCACGCCCGGCCGCGCGGACACCGCCGGTCCGGGGACCCCCGCACTAGTCCTCACCGTGCTGGTGGCGATCGGCGCGGGTCTGGCCGCGCTGCTGGCCGCCGGGTTGGTCGCGGTGTCCTCCGGGCAGCAGGCCGGGCTGGGACTGCCCGAGCCCGGCGCGCTGACCCGCTACGGCCTGCCGGTGGTGAAGGTCGTCGCCGACGTCGCCGCGGCGCTGTGCATCGGATTCCTGTGGTTCGCCGGGTTCGCCACCGCGTGGGGGTACGGCCGCGCGCTCGGCGCGGACGGACGCGCCGCGGTGCGGGCCGCCGGTTGGGCGGCGGTGGTGTGGTTCGCCGCTGCCGCCTCGACGGCACCCCTGCTCGCCGCCGACGTGGTGGGGCGCCCGCCGGGCGAACTGGTTCGCACGGGTTCGCTCGTCGGTCTCGTGGGCGGGATCGAGCAGTCCCGCGCGTGGGCCGCCACGGCGGCGGTCGCGTTGGTGCTCGCGGCGGGGTGCTGGACGGCCCGCTCGTGGGGGCGCACCGCATGGCTGCTCGTCCTGGCGATGGGCGGGCTGCTGCCGATCGCGGTGACGGGCCATTCGGCGAGCAGCGGCGCGCATGACATCGCCACCGCGAGCCTCCTCCAGCACCTGCTCGCGGCGTCGCTGTGGGTGGGCGGGCTCGTCGCGCTGCTGACCCACGCGGCCCGGCGCGGCGGGCACCTCGCGGCGGCCACGCGCCGGTTCTCCGGCCTGGCACTGGTGTGCTGGGTCGCGCTCGCCGTGACCGGAGCGGTCAACGCGCTGACCAGACTGCCGGCGACCGAGCTGCTGAGCACCGCCTACGGGCTGCTGGTGCTGGCCAAGACCGCCGCCCTGCTGGTGCTCGGCCTCATCGGATATCTCCAGCGCAGGAGTGTGGTGGCCGCGGTGGCGGGTGGCCGCTCCGGCGCGCTGTTGCGGCTCGGGGCGGTCGAGGTGCTGCTGATGCTGTGCACGGTCGGCATCGCGGTGTCGCTCGGCCGCACGGCCGCGCCCGCACTCGGTGGCGGGACCACGAGGGAGGAGCTGTTGCTCGGGTTCGTCGTCGGCGGACCGCCGACCCCGGTGCGGTTCGCCGTCGACTGGCGTGTCGACCTGGTCTGCGCGGTGCTCGCCCTGGCGATGGCCGCCGCCTACTGGCTGGGCGTGCGCCGCGTGCGCGCCGTCGGCGGGCGGTGGCCGAAGGGCAGGACCGCTGCCTTCGCCTGCGGGTGCGGTGTTCTGCTGCTGACGACGTCGTCGGGGTTCGCCCGCTACCTGCCGTCCGTGCCGAGTGCGCTGGCGGGAGGTCTGCTGCTGCTCGCCGTCGTGGCACCGGCGTTGCTCGCGCTCGGCTGCCCCGTGCGCCTGCTGGAGCGGACGACGATCCCGGGCGGAGCCCTGCCAGGGCCACGGGAGTGGGGGCGGGCGATCTGGCGCACGCGCACGGTCCGGTTGCTCACCCAACCCCTGGTCGCCGCGCTGGTGCTGGTGCTGGTCTTCTTCGGCCTGTACTTCTCCGGAGTCTTGGAGGCCGGTCTGTACGAGTACTGGTTGCAGCCCGCCGTGCGGTTGGGGTTCCTGTGCGCGGGTTGGCTGTTCTACTGGTCCGTGCTGGGTGTCGACCCGGTGCCGGCCGGAGCCGCGGTCGGCACGCGGGTCGCGGCGGTCTTCGTGGCGGGTGGCGGTCTGGCCGCCTTCGGGGTGTCGCTGACGCGGACCGCGACGCCGATCGGCGAGCGGTTCTACCGCGCCCTGGAACTGCCGTGGATGCCCGAGGTCGTGGCCAGCCAGCACACCGGTGGCGTGCTCGCGGTGGGCGCGGCGGGCGTGCTCCTCGCGGTCTCGGCGACCGTCCTGCTGCGCGGCGGCGAGGAGCGCGGCGACGCGCGCTGA
- a CDS encoding DUF305 domain-containing protein, translating into MSGRVPALRSVLVLALCVAAGLLVAAGVILLATPDRAESPRPGPVDIGFSQDMSAHHAQAAELASLARERSADPAVRALAVEIETSELVQAGRMRGWLQLWNQPETPPGGHMAWMAPGGGHAAHGQAPESSHHGGTPGAPGLMPGMASAEDMDKLRAATGPEFDTFFLQLMVRHHQSGLPMLREAVDRATTPQVRELAQHMIQQQGEETATMAQLLQERGAEQLPTPN; encoded by the coding sequence ATGTCGGGGCGCGTTCCCGCGCTGAGGTCGGTCCTCGTGCTCGCCCTGTGCGTCGCGGCGGGACTGCTCGTCGCCGCCGGGGTTATCCTGCTCGCCACGCCGGACCGCGCCGAGTCTCCGCGACCCGGCCCGGTCGACATCGGCTTCTCCCAGGACATGAGCGCCCACCACGCGCAGGCCGCCGAACTGGCGAGCCTGGCGCGCGAGCGGAGCGCGGACCCGGCGGTCCGGGCGCTGGCGGTCGAGATCGAGACCTCCGAACTGGTGCAGGCCGGACGGATGCGGGGCTGGCTGCAGCTGTGGAACCAGCCGGAGACCCCGCCCGGCGGGCACATGGCGTGGATGGCTCCGGGAGGCGGGCACGCCGCTCACGGCCAGGCTCCGGAGTCGTCGCACCACGGCGGGACACCGGGAGCGCCCGGGCTGATGCCCGGAATGGCCTCCGCCGAGGACATGGACAAGCTGCGCGCCGCCACTGGCCCCGAGTTCGACACGTTCTTCCTGCAACTCATGGTCCGCCACCACCAGAGCGGCCTGCCGATGCTGCGGGAGGCGGTGGACCGGGCCACCACGCCGCAGGTTCGCGAGCTCGCCCAGCACATGATCCAGCAGCAGGGCGAGGAAACCGCGACCATGGCGCAACTGCTCCAGGAACGCGGAGCCGAGCAACTGCCCACACCGAACTGA
- the sbnA gene encoding 2,3-diaminopropionate biosynthesis protein SbnA, producing MPVISGPTDFNQEQLYVDLRATFGHNIFLKCEGFNFAGSIKLKAATEMVEAAERDGTLKPGSVLVESSSGNLGVALSMIAASRGYRFVCVTDPRCNLATRRMMEALGSRVHIVSEPDATGGYLAARINYVRALCASDEKYVWLNQYSNPANWRSHYRTTAPAIAREFPHLDVLFVGAGTTGTLMGCARYFREWHPSVRIVAVDAVGSVTFGGPPGRRMIPGLGTNVRPPMLDESYVDDVVRVEEPDTVRACHRLARSGFMFGGSTGTVVSGATRWLDEHDGRDLTTVAIAPDLGERYLDTVYQTNWLQDLYGDDILDEDVVSVGSHAA from the coding sequence ATGCCAGTCATCTCCGGTCCCACGGACTTCAACCAGGAGCAGCTCTACGTCGACCTGCGGGCGACCTTCGGGCACAACATCTTCCTGAAGTGCGAGGGCTTCAACTTCGCCGGCTCGATCAAGCTGAAGGCCGCGACCGAGATGGTCGAGGCCGCCGAGCGCGACGGCACCCTGAAGCCGGGGTCGGTCCTGGTCGAGTCCTCGTCCGGGAACCTGGGCGTTGCGCTGAGCATGATCGCGGCGAGCAGGGGGTACCGGTTCGTGTGCGTGACCGACCCCCGCTGCAACCTGGCGACCCGCCGGATGATGGAGGCCCTGGGCAGCCGGGTCCACATCGTCTCCGAACCGGACGCGACCGGCGGCTACCTCGCGGCGCGCATCAACTACGTCCGCGCGCTGTGCGCCTCCGACGAGAAGTACGTGTGGCTCAACCAGTACAGCAACCCGGCCAACTGGCGGTCGCACTACCGCACGACCGCGCCGGCCATCGCCCGCGAGTTCCCGCACCTGGACGTCCTGTTCGTCGGGGCGGGCACGACCGGGACGCTGATGGGCTGCGCCCGCTACTTCCGCGAGTGGCACCCGTCGGTGCGGATCGTGGCGGTCGACGCCGTCGGCTCGGTGACCTTCGGCGGCCCTCCCGGCCGCCGGATGATCCCCGGTCTGGGCACCAACGTCCGCCCGCCGATGCTCGACGAGTCCTACGTCGACGACGTGGTGCGGGTCGAGGAGCCCGACACCGTCCGCGCCTGCCACCGGCTGGCCAGGAGCGGCTTCATGTTCGGCGGCTCCACCGGCACGGTCGTCAGCGGAGCGACGCGGTGGCTGGACGAGCACGACGGCCGCGACCTGACCACGGTGGCCATCGCCCCGGACCTGGGCGAGCGCTACCTGGACACGGTGTACCAGACCAACTGGCTGCAGGACCTCTACGGCGACGACATCCTCGACGAGGACGTGGTGAGCGTCGGTTCGCACGCGGCCTGA
- a CDS encoding Pls/PosA family non-ribosomal peptide synthetase, with protein sequence MSPASQTARTAETTEPSTTRDGPAGTAGRLAEVLAEVVGVEHVSPDSHFFDDLGADSMVMARFCARVRKRDDLPSVSMKDIYGHSTIASLTAALVDEEPEPIEPAVPAPVEVAEPVGTVQYLFCGAVQLLTFLAYTYLAAFVIAHGYEWISEGTTLLEVYLRSLLFGTAGFLGMCCLPILAKWLLVGRWKRQQFRIWSPAYVRFWIAKTLIKANPVALFAGSPLYVLYLRALGARIGKGVTILTRHVPVCTDMLTIGAGTVVRKDAYLLGYRAHGGLIQTGPVALGDDVFVGEEAVLDIDTSMGDHAHLDRASSLHPGQDVPAGERWHGSPARPTDVVSPEVEPVACGTLRRFVYSVTQLVSLLALFLPLFVGGVVMLLLEVPQLRTLLEPGSLAFANWTFYADALAVSFILFFGALVFGLLFVFTVPRLINLVLRPDRTYRLYGFHYWAQRVVTRMTNVKPFNELFGDSSYIVHYLRALGYDLSHVEQTGSNFGSAIKHDNPYLSAVGQGTMVADGLSVVNTEYSSTSFRLSSTRIGPHNFLGNHIVYPPQGRTGDNCLLATKVLVPVDGPVRTGTGLLGSPSMLIPRTVQRDNTFQHLEAGEEFARRLKAKNKHNIVSMALRLLVRWFNFFLVVLFASAAAELYHWLGSGALALATTLILVFSTAYYVVVERVLVACLPLRPMFCSIYDRRFWRHERFWKVPETNHLPFFDGTPFKVLIWRLMGVRIGKRVFDDGCFLAERTLVSIGDDCALNAGSKIQCHSQEDGTFKMDRIALGTGCTVGVNTLVHYGATMGDGSVIGADSFLMKGEEVPHHQRWAGNPATEVRSDQPVPVQRGA encoded by the coding sequence ATGAGCCCAGCGAGCCAGACCGCCCGGACAGCCGAGACGACCGAACCCTCGACCACCCGGGATGGCCCGGCAGGCACCGCGGGCCGGCTCGCAGAGGTGCTGGCCGAGGTGGTGGGCGTCGAGCACGTCTCACCCGACAGCCACTTCTTCGACGACCTGGGCGCGGACTCGATGGTGATGGCCCGCTTCTGCGCCCGGGTCCGCAAGCGCGACGACCTGCCGTCGGTGTCGATGAAGGACATCTACGGGCATTCCACGATCGCCAGCCTGACCGCCGCGCTGGTGGACGAGGAACCCGAGCCCATCGAGCCCGCGGTGCCCGCGCCGGTCGAGGTGGCCGAGCCGGTCGGCACGGTGCAGTACCTGTTCTGCGGCGCCGTGCAGCTGCTGACCTTCCTGGCCTACACCTACCTCGCCGCGTTCGTCATCGCCCACGGCTACGAGTGGATCTCCGAGGGCACCACGCTGCTGGAGGTCTACCTGCGCTCGCTGCTGTTCGGCACCGCAGGCTTCCTCGGCATGTGCTGCCTGCCGATCCTGGCCAAGTGGCTGCTCGTGGGCCGCTGGAAGCGGCAGCAGTTCCGCATCTGGAGCCCGGCCTACGTGCGGTTCTGGATCGCCAAGACGCTCATCAAGGCGAACCCCGTCGCACTGTTCGCCGGTTCACCGCTGTACGTGCTGTACCTGCGGGCGCTGGGTGCCCGCATCGGCAAGGGCGTCACGATCCTGACCCGGCACGTCCCGGTGTGCACCGACATGCTCACCATCGGCGCGGGCACGGTCGTGCGCAAGGACGCCTACTTGCTCGGCTACCGGGCGCACGGCGGGCTGATCCAGACCGGCCCGGTCGCGCTGGGCGATGACGTCTTCGTCGGTGAGGAGGCGGTGCTCGACATCGACACCTCGATGGGCGACCACGCCCACCTCGACCGCGCCTCCTCGCTGCACCCGGGCCAGGACGTCCCGGCGGGCGAGCGCTGGCACGGTTCTCCGGCGCGGCCGACAGACGTGGTGTCGCCCGAGGTCGAACCCGTCGCCTGCGGCACGCTGCGCCGGTTCGTCTACTCAGTCACGCAGCTGGTGAGCCTGCTGGCGCTGTTCCTGCCGCTGTTCGTGGGCGGCGTGGTCATGCTTCTGCTGGAGGTCCCACAGCTGCGGACGCTGCTGGAGCCCGGATCGCTGGCCTTCGCGAACTGGACGTTCTACGCCGACGCGCTGGCGGTGTCGTTCATCCTCTTCTTCGGTGCGCTGGTCTTCGGACTGCTGTTCGTCTTCACCGTGCCGCGCCTGATCAACCTGGTCCTGCGACCGGACCGGACCTACCGGCTCTACGGGTTCCACTACTGGGCCCAGCGGGTGGTCACCCGCATGACCAACGTCAAGCCGTTCAACGAACTCTTCGGCGACAGCTCCTACATCGTGCACTACCTGCGTGCCCTCGGCTACGACCTCTCGCACGTCGAGCAGACCGGGTCCAACTTCGGTTCGGCCATCAAGCACGACAACCCGTACCTGAGCGCGGTGGGCCAGGGCACGATGGTCGCCGACGGCCTCTCGGTCGTCAACACCGAGTACTCCAGCACGTCGTTCCGCCTGTCAAGCACGAGGATCGGTCCGCACAACTTCCTCGGCAACCACATCGTCTACCCGCCGCAGGGCAGGACCGGCGACAACTGCCTGCTGGCGACCAAGGTTCTGGTACCGGTCGACGGCCCGGTGCGCACGGGCACCGGCCTGCTGGGCTCGCCCAGCATGCTGATCCCGCGCACGGTCCAGCGCGACAACACCTTCCAGCACCTGGAGGCCGGCGAGGAGTTCGCCCGCCGCCTCAAGGCCAAGAACAAGCACAACATCGTCTCGATGGCGCTTCGGCTGCTGGTGCGGTGGTTCAACTTCTTCCTGGTCGTGCTGTTCGCCTCGGCGGCGGCCGAGCTCTACCACTGGCTCGGCTCGGGTGCGCTCGCGCTGGCCACCACGCTGATCCTGGTGTTCAGCACCGCCTACTACGTCGTCGTGGAACGCGTCCTGGTCGCGTGCCTGCCGCTGCGGCCGATGTTCTGCTCCATCTACGACCGCAGGTTCTGGCGGCACGAACGCTTCTGGAAGGTCCCGGAGACCAACCACCTGCCGTTCTTCGACGGCACTCCGTTCAAGGTGCTGATCTGGCGGCTGATGGGCGTGCGGATCGGCAAGCGGGTCTTCGACGACGGCTGCTTCCTGGCCGAGCGCACGCTGGTGAGCATCGGCGACGACTGCGCGCTCAACGCGGGCAGCAAGATCCAGTGCCACTCGCAGGAGGACGGCACGTTCAAGATGGACCGCATCGCGCTGGGGACCGGCTGCACCGTCGGCGTCAACACCCTCGTGCACTACGGCGCGACCATGGGCGACGGTTCGGTGATCGGTGCCGACTCCTTCCTGATGAAGGGCGAGGAAGTCCCGCACCACCAGCGCTGGGCGGGCAACCCGGCCACGGAGGTTCGAAGTGACCAGCCTGTTCCGGTCCAACGCGGCGCCTGA